A region of Vigna radiata var. radiata cultivar VC1973A chromosome 10, Vradiata_ver6, whole genome shotgun sequence DNA encodes the following proteins:
- the LOC106776137 gene encoding high affinity sulfate transporter 1, with product MSQRVSDESVRKDMEEIRNGASSRKHGDTLSHIHRVESPPKQTLFKEIKDSVVETFFPDKPLHKFKHQTFFRVFGLALQSFFPIFKWGRDYNLKNFRGDFISGLTIASLCIPQDIAYAKLANLDPQYALYTSFVTPLVYAFMGSSRDIAIGPVAVVSLLLGTTLSDEISDFKSHEYLRLAFTATFFAGVVQMALGVLRLGFLIDFVSHAAVVGFMTGSAITIALQQLKGLLGIENFTKKTDIVSVMRSVFSSAHHGWNWETIVIGLSFLVFLLLAKYIGKKNKKLFWVAAISPMISVIVSTFSVYITRADKKGVEIIKHVKKGVNSSSAGEIFFSGKYLGPGIRVGVIAGMVALTEAVAVGRTFAAMKDYPLDGNQEMMAMGAMNIVGSLTSCYVSTGGFSRTAVNNMAGCKTAVSNIVMSMVVLLTLLLITPLFEYTPNAVLASIIIAAVLGLVNIEAITLLWKIDKFDFVACMGALFGVVFINVEIGLLIAVAISFSKILLQVTRPRTAILGKLPGTTAYRNVWQYPKATQIDGMLIVRVDSAIYFSNSNYIKERILRWLSDEETQRITSGLSRIEYLTVEMSPVTDIDTSGILAFGELYKSLQKRKVQLIMANPGPIVIEKLRASKLTDVIGENNIFPTVADVVSTFGANGEGVL from the exons ATGAGTCAACGCGTGAGTGACGAGAGTGTGAGAAAGGACATGGAGGAAATAAGAAATGGGGCATCTTCACGTAAGCATGGAGATACTTTGTCACACATTCACAGAGTGGAATCTCCTCCTAAGCAGACACTTTTCAAAGAGATCAAAGATTCTGTGGTTGAGACTTTCTTCCCAGACAAACCCTTACACAAATTTAAACACCAGACCTTCTTTAGAGTCTTTGGATTAGCCCTGCAATCTTTCTTCCCCATTTTCAAATGGGGCAGAGACTACAATCTTAAAAACTTCAGAGGTGATTTCATTTCTGGACTCACCATTGCAAGTCTTTGCATCCCTCAA GACATTGCATACGCAAAACTTGCAAATTTGGATCCCCAATATGCACTGT ACACTAGTTTTGTTACCCCTCTTGTGTATGCTTTCATGGGAAGCTCAAGAGATATTGCCATTGGACCCGTAGCTGTTGTGTCCCTCTTGCTTGGGACTACACTGTCCGATGAAATCAGCGACTTCAAAAGTCATGAATACCTGCGCCTTGCATTTACTGCCACCTTCTTCGCAGGAGTCGTTCAAATGGCACTTGGTGTTCTCAG ACTTGGTTTCTTGATTGACTTTGTGTCACATGCTGCCGTTGTGGGATTCATGACTGGATCTGCCATTACAATTGCACTGCAACAGCTTAAGGGTTTGCTTGGCATAGAAAACTTCACTAAGAAAACTGATATTGTTTCTGTCATGCGCTCGGTTTTCAGTTCAGCACACCATGGG TGGAATTGGGAGACAATAGTCATTGGATTATCATTCTTGGTTTTCCTTCTTCTAGCCAAGTATATT GGGAAAAAGAATAAGAAGCTCTTTTGGGTGGCTGCAATTTCCCCTATGATATCTGTCATAGTGTCTACCTTTTCTGTCTACATAACCAGAGCAGACAAGAAAGGCGTGGAAATT ATTAAACATGTCAAGAAGGGTGTGAATTCATCATCTGCTGGAGAGATTTTTTTTAGTGGAAAATATCTAGGTCCTGGTATTCGTGTTGGTGTAATAGCTGGTATGGTAGCACTCACG GAAGCTGTAGCGGTTGGGAGAACATTTGCTGCCATGAAAGACTACCCACTTGATGGCAACCAAGAAATGATGGCAATGGGAGCAATGAACATCGTTGGTTCTTTAACATCTTGTTATGTGTCTACAG GCGGTTTTTCTCGAACAGCAGTGAACAACATGGCCGGTTGTAAAACTGCAGTATCGAACATCGTTATGTCCATGGTTGTGTTATTGACTCTGCTACTTATTACGCCGCTATTCGAGTACACTCCAAATGCGGTGCTTGCTTCTATTATAATAGCCGCGGTGCTTGGCCTTGTGAACATTGAAGCTATTACTCTTTTATGGAAGATAGACAAGTTCGATTTTGTTGCTTGCATGGGAGCCCTCTTTGGTGTGGTGTTCATAAATGTTGAGATTGGCCTTCTAATTGCG GTGGCTATATCATTTTCTAAAATCCTTTTACAAGTGACAAGACCAAGGACAGCAATATTAGGGAAGCTTCCAGGAACTACTGCTTATAGGAACGTCTGGCAATATCCCAAAGCAACCCAAATTGATGGCATGCTGATTGTCAGGGTGGACTCTGCAATCTACTTCTCAAACTCCAACTATATCAAGGAGAG AATTTTGAGATGGCTGAGTGATGAAGAAACCCAAAGGATAACAAGTGGATTGTCCAGAATAGAGTATCTCACTGTTGAGATGTCAC CTGTTACTGATATTGACACAAGTGGCATTCTTGCTTTTGGAGAGTTATACAAGAGTCTTCAGAAAAGAAAAGTGCag CTTATCATGGCAAACCCAGGACCAATTGTGATAGAGAAACTCCGTGCATCTAAGTTAACAGATGTCATTGGAGAAAATAACATATTTCCAACAGTGGCTGATGTTGTTTCAACTTTTGGTGCAAATGGTGAAGGAGTATtatga